The following proteins come from a genomic window of Eretmochelys imbricata isolate rEreImb1 chromosome 11, rEreImb1.hap1, whole genome shotgun sequence:
- the TWIST2 gene encoding twist-related protein 2 — MEESSSSPVSPVDSLGTSEEELERQPKRFGRKRRYSKKSSEDGSPNPGKRGKKSSPSSQSYEELQSQRILANVRERQRTQSLNEAFAALRKIIPTLPSDKLSKIQTLKLAARYIDFLYQVLQSDEMDNKMTSCSYVAHERLSYAFSVWRMEGAWSMSASH; from the coding sequence ATGGAAGAAAGTTCCAGTTCTCCTGTTTCCCCTGTGGATAGCTTGGGGACCAGTGAAGAGGAGCTGGAAAGGCAGCCAAAGAGATTTGGCAGGAAGAGGAGATACAGTAAGAAATCCAGCGAAGATGGCAGCCCCAACCCAGGCAAGAGGGGGAAAAagtccagtcccagctcccaATCTTACGAAGAACTCCAAAGCCAGAGGATCTTGGCCAATgtcagagagaggcagaggactCAGTCCCTCAATGAAGCCTTCGCAGCCCTGAGGAAAATCATCCCCACGTTGCCCTCTGACAAACTCAGTAAAATCCAGACTCTCAAACTCGCAGCCAGGTACATAGACTTCCTCTACCAGGTCCTACAGAGCGACGAGATGGACAATAAGATGACAAGCTGCAGCTATGTGGCCCATGAGCGGCTTAGTTATGCCTTTTCAGTATGGAGGATGGAAGGCGCTTGGTCCATGTCTGCCTCCCACTAG